In the Trichoderma atroviride chromosome 4, complete sequence genome, GGTTGTGTTGTATAGTTGGAGTGGTTTGGACTTATTTACCAAATTCTTAGCCAGCTATGCATTACTAAGATTTCGATTAGGTTCGTATTGCCCGCGAGAAAATAGCTAGACACTCTTTGAAGCCCAGCTGCTATCCGACCCTCTTGTTCATCTATCCAACGCTCCTCTTGCGGAGCCCAGTCGTGGCATTACTGCATCAAAGCTTTCTGCTCCAGTCAATTCTGATTCGTACCACGATATTGTGCAGGACATGATTCGCTTCATCCGCCATCTTTCTGCAGCATTAACACAAAACATGCTTTGCAATTCAGATCTTTCGGGCTGCGGAATTCGTGATAGAACTGAGATATGCACGAACAAGTTTCAAGCATGCTACGCACACCCAAAGCTGAAAAATCAAAAATGCCTCGCGAGTGGGCGAAATGAATTCAACGCTTGCTCTCTGGTCCTCAACGCTTCCGTCTCGGGGGGAATCTTTATTAGGCTCTAGGGTGCGTCGAAGGACACAGTCAAGAAAATACATTACCCGCCTTCTCGATTCCTTGGCTGATTATCTTTCACAATGCTTGGACCCAGGTAAGTTCAGGCTGCTATTATATTTTCAATTACTAATATCCGCAAAAGAGCTCCTAGAGCAAATAGATGAAAAATCAACGCCCAGCCCTAAAGATGATCCGGAGAAGAACCCTCTGTATTACAAAATCTATAATGTCACAAATACCATGGACATATTACGCACTGAATGCATTAAGATTCGTGAACGCAGCGCACGATTCCGCTATCACAAAGCGGTCGCCAAATTCAAGTCCATTTTGAACAAAAATATTGATAGCCGCAGAGATGATAAAATCAAGGCGTTCTTGGCGGGGCTTGAAACTGGTAACTCGAAGGAAGGGCTTCCCAACTCTTGGAAAAATACGACTGAGCAGCGGGAAGAGGGACGTCCA is a window encoding:
- a CDS encoding uncharacterized protein (EggNog:ENOG41); this translates as MNSTLALWSSTLPSRGESLLGSRVRRRTQSRKYITRLLDSLADYLSQCLDPELLEQIDEKSTPSPKDDPEKNPLYYKIYNVTNTMDILRTECIKIRERSARFRYHKAVAKFKSILNKNIDSRRDDKIKAFLAGLETGNSKEGLPNSWKNTTEQREEGRPNEESQARLQLSPFHQARLSIKSLSTLQLPLSSELQALSTKTFAY